In one window of Synechococcus sp. M16CYN DNA:
- a CDS encoding site-2 protease family protein: protein MREGWQLFKIVGIPIKVQPTWLFAVAIFTTLFQPRYTAAVEPIVLSWGFALLTTLLLFASVLLHELGHALMALREGVKVVSITLFHLGGIARVEKECSTAMGNLRIAAAGPIVSLLLALGMLLVAEALTVQQPLFTILFRQVGLLNLMLALFNLLPGLPLDGGLILKALVWKITGSQKRGVQVASALGRLLSTLMIVIGGLFLWQGAGVNGLLLILIGWFGLSANRSQSQILFLQKILQDLNVDQAAGHAFRVIEADQPLRRLSQMRLHAKENAGAADWVLVCKCGRWVGWIDDQPLLNLPIQQWDRQKVEDHMQPLDDLPSISCSAALWEAVGALEKSTEGRLLVLSAAGLPNATIDRSDVGDAVLKRLGITLPASFLSVARQQNSYPMGLVVLPQVVASIQAQSTDEETSEANS, encoded by the coding sequence GTGAGAGAAGGCTGGCAACTTTTCAAAATTGTGGGAATTCCCATAAAGGTTCAGCCGACGTGGCTGTTTGCGGTTGCGATATTCACGACCTTGTTCCAGCCTCGTTACACTGCAGCCGTTGAACCAATTGTACTCAGTTGGGGATTCGCGCTGCTCACTACGCTACTCCTCTTTGCTTCAGTCCTTCTGCATGAACTCGGCCATGCCCTAATGGCGCTCCGAGAAGGCGTGAAAGTGGTGAGTATCACTCTATTTCATCTCGGCGGTATCGCCCGAGTAGAGAAAGAGTGCTCCACGGCTATGGGAAACCTTCGCATTGCGGCCGCCGGACCAATCGTCAGCCTACTGCTAGCGCTAGGAATGTTGCTCGTAGCTGAAGCCTTAACAGTACAGCAACCCCTATTCACCATCCTATTTAGGCAAGTCGGTTTGCTCAACCTGATGCTTGCCTTGTTCAATCTCCTACCAGGTCTTCCACTTGATGGTGGCTTGATTCTTAAAGCTTTGGTTTGGAAAATTACGGGTAGCCAAAAACGTGGTGTCCAGGTAGCCTCAGCCTTGGGGCGCTTGCTCTCGACCCTGATGATCGTGATAGGTGGTCTATTTCTATGGCAAGGCGCTGGCGTAAATGGATTGTTATTAATCTTAATTGGTTGGTTTGGCCTTAGTGCTAACCGCAGTCAATCACAGATACTTTTCCTCCAGAAAATTCTCCAAGATTTAAATGTAGATCAGGCTGCGGGTCATGCTTTTCGAGTCATTGAAGCAGATCAACCCTTGCGTCGTCTTAGCCAGATGCGTTTGCACGCAAAAGAAAACGCCGGTGCAGCAGATTGGGTCTTGGTGTGCAAATGCGGTCGTTGGGTAGGTTGGATTGATGATCAACCGCTGCTTAATTTGCCCATTCAGCAATGGGATCGACAAAAGGTGGAGGATCACATGCAGCCGCTTGATGATCTTCCATCAATTTCTTGTAGTGCCGCCCTTTGGGAGGCAGTTGGAGCCCTGGAGAAGTCAACGGAGGGCCGTTTACTCGTTCTAAGTGCTGCTGGTTTGCCAAACGCCACAATCGATCGCAGCGATGTTGGGGATGCTGTGTTGAAACGATTAGGCATCACATTGCCAGCATCGTTTCTCTCAGTGGCGCGACAGCAAAACAGCTATCCAATGGGTTTGGTAGTGCTACCTCAGGTGGTAGCGTCGATTCAGGCCCAGAGCACCGATGAAGAAACCAGCGAAGCCAATTCCTGA
- a CDS encoding phosphoribosylanthranilate isomerase, with translation MSDSLSVPAIKICGLTDIEQALAIAAMDVQAIGAIGVAKSARFVDSARRRSLFKALQEKTPNLKRVWVVADPSDGDLREALIGDGTPSSIQLHGAESPSRCAALQQRWPDVEWWKALRPRRAEDLEIMKLYSGTVDALLLDAWSPNQLGGTGHRLPLDWISRRTQFTPWWLAGGINAEWIPKLLREVSPDGLDASSMLEVKPGLKDLGKVQDLVDAVQSLG, from the coding sequence ATGAGCGACTCTCTCTCTGTGCCAGCTATCAAGATTTGTGGGTTAACGGATATAGAGCAGGCACTAGCTATTGCAGCCATGGATGTTCAAGCCATCGGAGCAATCGGTGTGGCCAAGAGTGCACGGTTTGTCGACTCTGCCCGACGCCGGAGCCTTTTTAAGGCCTTGCAAGAGAAAACACCAAATTTAAAAAGGGTTTGGGTTGTTGCCGATCCGAGTGATGGAGATCTGAGAGAAGCCTTGATTGGAGATGGAACTCCTTCATCAATTCAGCTACACGGTGCTGAATCACCATCGAGATGTGCAGCTCTCCAACAACGGTGGCCGGATGTTGAATGGTGGAAAGCTTTACGGCCTCGCAGAGCCGAAGATCTTGAAATAATGAAGCTTTATTCCGGAACTGTCGATGCTCTCCTTCTCGATGCTTGGAGCCCTAATCAGCTTGGTGGAACGGGTCACCGGTTGCCCTTGGACTGGATTTCTAGGAGGACTCAATTTACACCATGGTGGCTAGCGGGAGGGATAAATGCCGAGTGGATTCCAAAACTTTTACGCGAAGTTTCACCTGATGGATTAGACGCGTCTAGCATGCTTGAAGTTAAACCAGGTTTGAAGGATCTTGGCAAAGTTCAAGACTTAGTTGATGCGGTCCAGTCTCTAGGCTAG
- a CDS encoding aldehyde oxygenase (deformylating) has product MTTLNAPEVSVLRGQDALPDFTTAEYKDAYSRINAIVIEGEQEAHDNYISLGTLIPDQAEELERLARMEMKHMKGFTSCGRNLGVEANMPFAEDFFGPLHGNFQNALRNGKVVTCLLIQALLIEAFAISAYHIYIPVADPFARKITEGVVKDEYTHLNYGQKWLRANFEASRDELFQANRANLPLIRFMLEEVAADAAILHMEKEDLIEDFLIAYQEALGEIGFSSRDIARMVSVALTV; this is encoded by the coding sequence ATGACTACCCTCAATGCACCTGAAGTATCCGTGCTGAGGGGGCAAGACGCGCTACCAGACTTCACGACAGCTGAGTATAAGGACGCATACAGTCGCATCAATGCAATCGTGATTGAGGGCGAGCAAGAGGCTCACGACAACTACATTTCTCTGGGCACACTGATCCCTGACCAGGCTGAGGAGCTGGAGCGCCTTGCGCGAATGGAAATGAAGCACATGAAAGGGTTTACATCCTGTGGAAGAAATCTTGGCGTTGAGGCAAATATGCCTTTCGCTGAAGATTTTTTTGGACCTCTGCATGGCAACTTCCAGAACGCCCTGCGTAACGGAAAGGTGGTGACTTGCCTTTTGATTCAGGCGTTGCTAATCGAAGCATTTGCGATTTCTGCCTACCACATTTACATTCCTGTCGCTGATCCCTTCGCTAGAAAAATTACCGAGGGGGTTGTGAAAGATGAGTACACCCACCTCAACTATGGTCAGAAGTGGCTTAGGGCCAATTTTGAAGCTAGTAGGGACGAGTTGTTTCAAGCCAACAGGGCTAATCTGCCTTTGATTCGCTTCATGCTTGAAGAGGTTGCCGCTGATGCAGCCATCCTCCACATGGAAAAAGAGGATCTGATCGAAGATTTCTTGATTGCCTACCAAGAGGCCTTGGGTGAGATTGGTTTCAGTTCTCGCGATATTGCCAGAATGGTTTCAGTAGCTCTCACAGTTTGA
- a CDS encoding lipoate--protein ligase family protein, with product MALDRLLLNQNQTRPVLRFYQWSGPWLSLGRHQRSWPEHWNELVQAKEITLVRRPSGGRAVLHSGGLTYALLWPDAPRRRRQAYLEACQWLIDGFSTLGLSLCFGHEIATTDCINCFAQSTAADLVDSGGVKRIGSAQCWQQGRLLQHGEIVLDPSVDLWRSVFKEAPPVSAPSSIPRDTLDKHLSNALKRSWSETDWHTEGLSISEHQELASLVSSSVLWA from the coding sequence ATGGCATTGGATCGTTTGTTGCTTAATCAAAACCAGACCCGGCCAGTCCTTCGCTTTTATCAATGGTCTGGCCCATGGTTATCGCTGGGACGACATCAGCGCAGTTGGCCAGAACACTGGAATGAACTTGTCCAGGCCAAAGAGATCACACTGGTACGTCGTCCAAGTGGCGGTCGGGCTGTCTTACATTCGGGCGGTTTAACCTATGCTCTCTTATGGCCCGACGCTCCGCGACGACGGCGACAGGCTTACCTAGAGGCATGTCAGTGGCTAATCGACGGATTTAGTACCTTGGGCTTGTCACTCTGCTTTGGCCATGAAATTGCAACGACTGATTGCATCAATTGCTTCGCACAGTCTACAGCAGCAGATCTAGTTGACTCCGGAGGAGTTAAACGCATCGGAAGTGCACAGTGCTGGCAACAGGGACGTCTGCTTCAACACGGAGAAATAGTCCTGGATCCATCGGTTGACCTATGGCGGTCGGTATTCAAAGAAGCGCCACCGGTATCAGCCCCTTCCTCAATTCCTAGAGACACGCTAGACAAGCACCTTAGCAATGCCCTGAAGCGTTCGTGGTCTGAAACAGATTGGCATACCGAAGGGCTGAGCATCAGCGAACATCAGGAATTGGCTTCGCTGGTTTCTTCATCGGTGCTCTGGGCCTGA
- a CDS encoding acetyl-CoA carboxylase carboxyltransferase subunit alpha, translated as MTRRPLLEFEKPLVELEKQIEQIRQLARDSEVDVTQQLQQLESLAAKRRQEIFRSLTPAQKIQVARHPQRPSTLDFIQMFCDDWVELHGDRRGNDDQALVGGIGRLGDRPVLLIGNQKGRDTRENVARNFGMATPGGYRKAMRLMDHADRFRLPILTFIDTPGAYAGLQAEEQGQGEAIAVNLREMFRLRVPIIATVIGEGGSGGALGIGVADRLLMFEHSVYTVASPEACASILWRDATKAPDAAAALRITGYDLLELGVADEVLKEPSGGNNWAPLDAGKILRAALDRHLDQLLTLSEQEIRDARYSKFRAMGRFIEKTSQDFDDVA; from the coding sequence ATGACTCGTCGTCCCCTACTCGAGTTCGAGAAGCCTCTAGTAGAGCTGGAGAAGCAAATTGAACAAATCCGTCAGCTTGCACGGGATTCTGAGGTCGACGTCACTCAGCAGCTCCAGCAGCTCGAATCGCTTGCGGCTAAAAGGCGCCAGGAAATTTTCCGAAGTTTAACACCTGCGCAGAAAATTCAAGTTGCCCGTCACCCCCAACGGCCCAGCACGCTCGACTTCATACAGATGTTTTGCGACGATTGGGTTGAACTCCACGGAGATCGTCGGGGCAATGATGACCAAGCCCTGGTAGGTGGTATTGGTCGTCTAGGCGATCGTCCCGTGTTACTAATTGGAAATCAGAAGGGGCGTGACACCAGGGAGAATGTAGCTCGCAATTTTGGGATGGCAACACCCGGGGGCTACCGTAAAGCCATGCGATTGATGGACCATGCCGATCGATTTCGCTTGCCGATTCTCACATTTATCGATACTCCCGGCGCCTATGCAGGTTTACAGGCGGAAGAGCAAGGGCAAGGGGAGGCTATTGCCGTGAATCTTCGTGAGATGTTCCGCTTGCGGGTACCCATTATTGCTACTGTGATCGGTGAGGGTGGGTCTGGCGGCGCACTCGGCATTGGCGTTGCCGATCGCCTACTCATGTTCGAGCATAGTGTATACACCGTTGCGAGCCCGGAAGCTTGTGCTTCAATTCTTTGGCGGGATGCTACCAAGGCCCCTGATGCTGCTGCTGCCTTACGGATTACAGGCTACGACCTGCTCGAGTTAGGCGTGGCTGACGAAGTTCTTAAGGAACCCTCCGGTGGTAACAATTGGGCTCCCCTGGATGCCGGAAAAATTCTCCGAGCAGCGCTTGACCGCCACCTAGACCAGTTGCTGACTCTTTCAGAACAGGAAATTAGAGACGCACGTTACTCGAAATTCCGTGCGATGGGGCGTTTTATCGAAAAAACTTCACAGGATTTTGATGATGTCGCTTAG
- the folE gene encoding GTP cyclohydrolase I, which yields MTTTVPFVSRGTAIGTDSVIHSDLSSEIRERLQQAGVPFLANDNISEHLEPGELARLEVEVADKVRDLLRTLVIDIDNDHNTNETAERVARMYLHEVFKGRYHPQPKVASFPNVKQLDEIYTVGPITVRSACSHHLVPIMGNCWIGIKPGSRVIGLSKFTRVADWVFSRPHIQEEAVMILANEIEKLCEPQGLGIIIRAQHYCMKWRGVKEPQTSMVNSVVRGDFRHDSSLKQEFFELVRQQQALLDS from the coding sequence ATGACTACTACCGTCCCCTTCGTTTCCCGTGGCACTGCTATCGGCACCGACAGCGTTATTCATTCTGACCTCTCGAGTGAAATTCGAGAACGTCTGCAACAAGCTGGAGTGCCATTTCTCGCTAATGACAACATTTCTGAGCACTTAGAACCTGGTGAGTTAGCTAGGCTTGAAGTGGAAGTAGCCGACAAAGTACGTGATCTATTGCGCACTCTTGTGATTGATATCGATAACGATCACAACACTAATGAGACAGCTGAACGCGTTGCTCGCATGTATCTCCACGAGGTATTCAAGGGCCGCTATCATCCGCAGCCCAAGGTAGCAAGTTTCCCCAACGTGAAGCAACTCGATGAAATTTATACAGTCGGCCCGATCACAGTTCGTTCTGCTTGTTCACATCATCTTGTACCCATTATGGGCAACTGTTGGATTGGAATTAAACCAGGTAGTCGTGTGATTGGATTATCAAAGTTTACACGAGTAGCTGATTGGGTGTTTTCCCGACCTCACATCCAAGAGGAAGCCGTGATGATTCTGGCAAATGAGATCGAAAAACTTTGCGAACCTCAGGGCTTGGGAATCATCATCAGAGCTCAACACTATTGTATGAAGTGGCGTGGAGTAAAAGAGCCGCAAACCAGCATGGTTAATTCGGTTGTACGGGGTGACTTTCGTCATGACTCAAGCCTTAAGCAAGAGTTTTTTGAGTTGGTGCGTCAACAGCAGGCTCTTCTAGACTCGTAA
- a CDS encoding long-chain acyl-[acyl-carrier-protein] reductase gives MFGLIGHSTSFEIARLKALELGFDHIAGGDFDVWCSAPPQLVEHVEVTSPAGITIQGAYIDSCFVPEMLSRFKTARRKVLNAMELAQKKGINITALGGFTSIIFENFNLLQHRTIRNTILEWQRFTTGNTHTAWVICRQVENNAPTLGIDLRSAKVAVVGATGDIGSAVCRWLKARTGVGELLLVARQQQPLIDLQSELKGGRILALGKALAEADVVIWVASMPRTLEIDHNSLRKPCLMIDGGYPKNLDSKVAGGDIHVLKGGIVEFCRDIGWSMMAIAEMEKPQRQMFACFAEAMLLEFEHHHTNFSWGRNNITLEKMDLIGAASVRHGFSTLNLKTNLQAAA, from the coding sequence ATGTTTGGTCTGATCGGACATTCAACAAGTTTTGAGATCGCCCGTCTCAAGGCTTTAGAGCTTGGGTTCGATCACATCGCTGGGGGCGACTTTGACGTTTGGTGCAGTGCTCCCCCCCAGCTCGTTGAGCATGTTGAAGTGACTAGCCCCGCTGGTATTACGATCCAAGGGGCCTATATCGATTCCTGTTTTGTACCCGAAATGCTTAGCCGGTTCAAAACGGCACGGCGCAAGGTTCTGAACGCGATGGAACTCGCCCAGAAGAAAGGCATTAATATCACAGCCCTTGGCGGTTTTACTTCAATTATATTTGAAAATTTTAACCTGCTTCAACACCGGACTATCCGTAACACGATACTTGAGTGGCAGCGTTTTACTACTGGCAATACTCACACCGCTTGGGTGATTTGTCGTCAAGTTGAAAACAACGCTCCGACATTAGGAATCGACCTTAGATCTGCCAAGGTTGCTGTTGTGGGTGCTACCGGCGACATTGGCAGTGCCGTTTGTCGTTGGTTAAAGGCTCGCACCGGTGTTGGCGAACTGCTCTTAGTGGCTAGACAGCAACAACCTTTGATAGATCTTCAGTCTGAACTTAAAGGTGGGCGCATTCTCGCTCTCGGTAAGGCACTTGCCGAGGCTGATGTTGTGATCTGGGTAGCTAGTATGCCCCGCACATTGGAAATTGATCACAACAGCCTGCGCAAGCCCTGCTTGATGATTGACGGTGGTTACCCTAAAAATCTTGATTCTAAAGTTGCTGGTGGCGATATTCATGTACTGAAAGGTGGCATCGTGGAGTTCTGCCGGGATATAGGTTGGTCGATGATGGCGATCGCCGAAATGGAAAAACCTCAACGCCAGATGTTTGCTTGTTTTGCCGAGGCGATGTTGCTCGAGTTTGAGCACCATCACACCAACTTCAGTTGGGGTCGAAACAACATCACCTTAGAGAAAATGGATTTGATTGGTGCGGCTTCCGTCCGCCACGGCTTCTCAACCCTCAATCTCAAAACCAACCTTCAGGCCGCAGCCTGA
- a CDS encoding SDR family oxidoreductase: protein MPTALITGASRGIGRRTAELLAYRGWDLLLTARNLSQLEELAIPLRSSGSLVATAAIDLIDSGSISTAFASLMSKGGTPSILINNAGAAYTGDLLAMPLEHWQWLFQLNLTSVMQVCSAVVPVMRPQGGLVINVSSHAARNAFPQWGAYCTTKAALSAFTRCLAEEERQRGIRACTLTLGAVNTPLWDAETVHSDFNRHAMLTVDQAADALVSLAEQPSNQVIEDLTLMPAAGAF from the coding sequence TTGCCAACGGCATTGATCACAGGCGCCAGTCGAGGCATTGGGCGACGCACGGCAGAGCTCCTTGCTTATAGAGGTTGGGATCTGTTGCTAACCGCACGTAACCTAAGTCAGCTTGAGGAGCTTGCGATCCCTCTGCGCTCTTCGGGTTCGCTCGTTGCGACAGCAGCAATTGATCTTATCGATTCAGGTTCGATCAGCACTGCATTCGCAAGTTTGATGTCTAAAGGAGGCACTCCCTCCATACTGATCAACAACGCCGGCGCTGCCTATACCGGTGATCTTTTGGCTATGCCGCTTGAGCATTGGCAATGGTTGTTTCAACTCAATCTCACTAGCGTTATGCAAGTGTGTTCTGCGGTTGTTCCTGTTATGCGACCACAGGGTGGTCTGGTGATCAACGTAAGCAGCCACGCTGCTCGGAATGCATTCCCTCAGTGGGGTGCGTATTGCACGACTAAAGCTGCTCTTTCTGCCTTCACGCGTTGCTTGGCGGAGGAAGAGCGGCAACGTGGTATCCGTGCTTGTACGCTCACACTTGGCGCTGTAAACACCCCTTTATGGGATGCAGAAACCGTACACAGCGATTTCAATCGTCATGCCATGCTCACTGTCGATCAAGCTGCTGATGCATTGGTAAGCCTGGCTGAGCAACCCTCCAATCAAGTGATCGAAGACCTCACACTTATGCCGGCTGCCGGCGCCTTCTAA